A single Inediibacterium massiliense DNA region contains:
- a CDS encoding flagellar FlbD family protein: MIEVTRLSGKKYVLNSDLIETIESTPDTVITLTTGKKVVVLENTDEMIHKIIKYKQKIFSQIDIKFNSLRNEV, from the coding sequence ATGATAGAAGTGACTAGATTAAGTGGAAAAAAATATGTATTAAACTCGGATTTAATAGAAACTATTGAGTCTACACCAGATACGGTGATTACTCTTACAACAGGTAAAAAAGTTGTAGTATTAGAAAATACTGATGAAATGATTCATAAAATCATAAAATATAAACAAAAAATTTTTTCACAAATAGACATAAAGTTTAATTCCTTAAGAAACGAGGTGTAG
- a CDS encoding flagellar hook protein FlgE, with protein MMRSMFSAVSGLSAHQFKMDVVANNITNVNTVAFKGSRVTFKETYNQTIKGAGGAQDGRGGTNPMQVGLGVDVGSVDVIQRMGAPEKTDNPTDMMINGDGYFMVSGDANFLNRYYTRAGNFVLDDYGNLCTQDGYKVLGYMADDTGRLKTSIEGLKIDRSVVYPPQATKPSVPPIPGEDIVTLNGNLNSGTETFTTIVPDPTNPPDVIGDNGLYQIDGPASKAAGVPVYRQNDKLAEALGHESTIEVYDDFGNQHNIKLIFTKMQVNPGDSTTTPPTDPTSEWQVDAFYMVPGGAMLADGESTGWKIDDTSGTITVTPGTDPGGFEAKSFKLTFDKDGNMISDPANKEMNITIGTALTHGAGALTFPINLNKMTQISDTSKTSIQRKGYKQGVLDGYSVAPTGEIIGNFSNGMRRVLGRVAIANFRNPAGLEKTQSNMYQETRNSGNASIGLPGSNGFANISPGTLEMSNVDLGREFTYMITTQRGFQANSKVITTTDEMLQELVNLKR; from the coding sequence ATGATGCGATCTATGTTCTCAGCCGTATCAGGTTTGAGTGCTCATCAATTCAAAATGGATGTAGTGGCAAACAATATTACAAATGTAAATACGGTAGCCTTTAAAGGGTCAAGGGTTACTTTCAAAGAAACTTATAATCAAACTATAAAAGGTGCAGGTGGAGCCCAAGATGGCCGTGGAGGAACAAATCCTATGCAGGTGGGTCTAGGGGTTGATGTAGGATCTGTAGATGTGATCCAAAGAATGGGGGCTCCTGAAAAGACAGACAACCCTACAGATATGATGATCAACGGAGATGGATATTTTATGGTATCAGGAGATGCAAATTTTTTAAATAGATACTATACAAGAGCAGGAAATTTTGTATTAGATGATTATGGGAATTTATGTACACAAGATGGATATAAAGTACTTGGATATATGGCAGATGATACAGGAAGGCTTAAGACTAGTATAGAAGGACTTAAAATAGATAGATCTGTTGTATATCCACCGCAAGCAACCAAACCATCTGTTCCACCTATTCCAGGAGAAGATATCGTAACTTTGAATGGGAATTTAAATTCAGGAACAGAAACATTTACTACTATAGTACCTGATCCAACAAATCCTCCTGATGTAATTGGGGATAATGGGCTTTATCAAATTGATGGACCAGCGTCAAAAGCAGCAGGAGTGCCTGTTTATAGACAAAATGATAAGCTTGCAGAAGCTTTAGGTCATGAAAGTACTATAGAAGTTTATGATGATTTTGGAAACCAGCATAATATAAAATTGATTTTTACTAAAATGCAAGTAAACCCAGGTGATTCGACTACTACTCCTCCAACAGACCCTACTAGTGAATGGCAAGTAGATGCTTTTTATATGGTTCCAGGCGGAGCTATGTTAGCTGATGGAGAATCTACAGGTTGGAAAATAGATGATACTAGTGGAACAATCACTGTAACACCTGGAACAGATCCAGGCGGTTTTGAAGCTAAGTCATTTAAGTTAACTTTTGATAAAGATGGAAATATGATATCAGATCCAGCTAATAAGGAAATGAATATTACTATAGGAACAGCATTAACACATGGAGCAGGAGCACTTACTTTTCCGATTAATCTGAATAAAATGACTCAAATTTCAGATACATCTAAAACTTCTATACAAAGAAAAGGATACAAACAAGGAGTTTTAGATGGATATTCTGTAGCACCAACTGGAGAAATTATAGGGAATTTTTCAAATGGTATGAGAAGAGTATTAGGAAGAGTTGCTATTGCAAACTTTAGAAACCCTGCAGGCCTTGAAAAGACTCAATCTAATATGTATCAAGAAACTAGAAACTCAGGAAATGCTTCAATAGGACTTCCAGGAAGTAATGGTTTTGCAAATATAAGTCCTGGAACTTTGGAAATGTCTAATGTAGATTTAGGAAGAGAATTTACTTATATGATTACGACTCAAAGAGGATTTCAAGCAAACTCTAAAGTAATTACCACCACAGATGAGATGCTTCAAGAACTTGTAAACTTAAAAAGATAA
- a CDS encoding TIGR02530 family flagellar biosynthesis protein, with translation MNKMMIHHIRPQINQTVSRNKPISKGFDQVLNQEINKEVKFSKHAVERLESRNIKIHPNEMTKINEAVSKANQKGIKEALILMDNKAFVASVKNKTIITVATNEQLKENIFTNIDGAVII, from the coding sequence ATGAATAAGATGATGATTCATCATATAAGACCTCAAATCAATCAAACAGTATCACGAAATAAGCCTATATCAAAAGGCTTTGATCAAGTATTGAATCAAGAAATTAATAAAGAGGTAAAATTTTCAAAGCATGCAGTAGAAAGGCTAGAATCTCGAAATATTAAAATACATCCAAATGAGATGACAAAAATTAATGAAGCGGTTTCAAAAGCCAATCAAAAGGGGATAAAAGAAGCACTAATTTTGATGGACAATAAAGCATTTGTTGCTAGTGTAAAGAATAAAACTATTATTACAGTTGCAACAAATGAACAATTAAAAGAAAATATTTTTACAAATATAGACGGGGCTGTAATCATATAG
- a CDS encoding flagellar hook capping FlgD N-terminal domain-containing protein: MSTISSTQSSTNVYDDKLVFKPINQKKEVEGSKNTDKEAQNTAKDRLGKDDFLKLLVTQLSHQDPLNPVEDKEFIAQMAQFSSLEQLQNLNTVTAKNLLGTQIIADEMIKSNETIINNNKEILNQLVNLNKALEAYGIKPPVETPSKDNGGK, translated from the coding sequence ATGAGTACTATAAGTTCTACTCAAAGTTCTACCAATGTTTATGATGATAAATTAGTATTTAAACCTATCAATCAAAAAAAAGAAGTAGAGGGAAGTAAAAATACAGATAAAGAAGCGCAGAACACTGCTAAAGATAGACTTGGAAAAGATGATTTCTTAAAATTGCTAGTCACACAACTTAGTCATCAAGATCCACTAAATCCAGTAGAGGATAAAGAATTTATTGCTCAAATGGCACAATTTAGTAGTTTGGAGCAACTTCAAAATTTAAATACGGTTACGGCAAAAAATTTATTAGGGACACAAATCATAGCGGATGAAATGATTAAATCTAATGAAACGATTATTAATAATAATAAGGAAATACTCAATCAGCTCGTAAATTTAAATAAAGCACTAGAAGCATATGGGATCAAGCCACCAGTAGAGACTCCATCAAAGGATAATGGAGGGAAATAA
- a CDS encoding flagellar hook-length control protein FliK — MENVVIRSNMIQRNIEPKSKLSEKPKKSKAFDDILTKKVSQEQSKQVPKDDQKIKEDPQIKEETKVESSSQNEIKEEKVKPSSKDEIKEDIKKNEKQEIPKEVIENMMQVMNDLENMMNQSNFTELNKEIQEMFVELKGEIQEILTSLSKDPLLNLENIKSQEEKIFSLLSEMENTLISSDENMDVVKDFKNILAQMKEWMEAAEKAEPIKNTRNMIEANNEVVKTENLQKNAFTQTEEKSEIFTERKEIKNEIHSEQKESMQNQNPDKQKGGFFANFQTKVVVNEKVIQDIPTQFVMPNTENIVEQIKTQASLQKPQFDSVLNQIIEKASVIVDEKGSEMNIQLKPEHLGKLSMSISVERGVVVANIVAENQAVKEVLESNFNGLKEALQQKGLGIEQFNVSVGQDSKQNSQQGHMNFKRKNTKAMDPFIENDELKIQEMLSSINSTEKSQINQLG, encoded by the coding sequence ATGGAAAACGTGGTGATCCGTTCAAATATGATTCAAAGAAATATCGAGCCAAAATCTAAATTATCTGAGAAACCTAAAAAAAGTAAAGCTTTTGATGACATACTCACTAAGAAAGTTAGTCAAGAACAAAGTAAACAAGTTCCAAAAGATGATCAAAAGATCAAGGAAGATCCTCAAATTAAAGAAGAGACAAAGGTAGAATCTTCTTCTCAGAATGAAATTAAAGAAGAAAAAGTAAAGCCTTCTTCTAAAGATGAGATAAAAGAGGATATTAAGAAGAATGAAAAACAAGAGATACCAAAAGAAGTCATAGAAAATATGATGCAAGTAATGAATGATTTAGAAAATATGATGAATCAAAGCAACTTTACAGAATTAAATAAAGAAATACAAGAAATGTTTGTGGAGTTAAAAGGAGAAATACAAGAAATACTTACAAGTTTATCAAAAGATCCTTTATTGAATCTAGAGAATATAAAATCTCAGGAAGAAAAAATATTTTCTTTGCTAAGCGAAATGGAAAATACTTTAATTTCTTCTGATGAAAATATGGATGTTGTAAAGGATTTTAAAAATATTTTAGCTCAGATGAAAGAATGGATGGAAGCTGCTGAGAAAGCGGAACCTATTAAAAACACGAGGAATATGATTGAAGCAAACAATGAGGTAGTGAAAACAGAAAATCTACAAAAAAATGCATTTACTCAAACAGAAGAAAAAAGTGAAATATTTACAGAAAGAAAAGAAATAAAAAACGAAATACATAGTGAACAAAAGGAATCTATGCAAAACCAAAATCCAGACAAACAAAAAGGAGGATTTTTTGCAAATTTCCAGACAAAAGTTGTTGTAAATGAAAAAGTTATTCAAGATATTCCAACTCAATTTGTTATGCCAAATACAGAAAATATTGTAGAACAAATTAAAACACAAGCTTCTTTACAAAAGCCTCAATTTGATTCTGTTTTAAATCAAATTATAGAGAAAGCCAGTGTGATTGTAGATGAAAAAGGATCAGAGATGAATATCCAGCTAAAACCAGAGCATTTAGGAAAATTATCTATGAGCATATCTGTTGAAAGAGGAGTAGTGGTAGCTAATATTGTTGCAGAAAATCAAGCAGTTAAAGAAGTATTAGAATCTAATTTTAATGGATTAAAAGAAGCACTTCAACAAAAGGGTTTAGGAATTGAGCAATTTAATGTAAGTGTAGGACAAGATTCCAAACAAAATAGTCAGCAAGGACATATGAATTTTAAGAGAAAAAATACAAAAGCAATGGATCCATTTATTGAAAATGACGAATTAAAGATTCAAGAGATGCTAAGCTCTATAAATTCTACAGAAAAATCTCAAATCAATCAATTAGGATAG